One Coregonus clupeaformis isolate EN_2021a chromosome 21, ASM2061545v1, whole genome shotgun sequence DNA window includes the following coding sequences:
- the LOC121539020 gene encoding MAPK/MAK/MRK overlapping kinase-like isoform X4: protein MRRRFDRDGSNYKIINKIGEGTFSEVVKAQSLKDGKYYACKTMKQSLSSLEQANNLREVQAMKRLNPHPNIIQLHELIFDKESGTLSLVCELMEMNIYEFIRGRQQPLPESKIKHYMYQLCKSIDHMHSNEIFHRDVKPENILIKHDVLKLGDFGSCRSLHSKPPHTEYISTRWYRAPECLLTDGYYSHKMDMWSVGCVFYEIISLSPLFPGTNELDQVTKIHDVLGTPDSSLLQKFPQSRAMRFDFPLRKGSGISPLIPNCSAPSLSLLYQMLAYDPEERIGARAALQHVYFRELRLAERRADSLRRAIVTVEGGESSGTPNSVDHLRRMARQGRRQHNTKHVAEPLIRRNAPQVELPKLNVVVPAPQITYPVSTVPALTITHRGSLPAITSKKCHSRLAKPRDESHCAAFKTYYLPPLDRKPGGY from the exons ATGCGTAGACGGTTTGACAGAGATGGTAGCA ATTACAAGATAATCAACAAAATTGGAGAAGGGACATTTTCAGAAGTGGTGAAGGCTCAAAGCCTGAAAGATGGGAAATATTATGCGTGTAAAACGATGAAGCAGTCACTCAGCAG CCTGGAACAGGCCAACAACCTGCGAGAAGTCCAGGCCATGAAAAGACTGAACCCTCACCCAAACATCATTCAGCTGCATGAATTGATATT TGACAAAGAGTCAGGGACCCTGTCCTTGGTATGTGAGCTGATGGAGATGAACATATACGAGTTCATACGAG GTAGGCAGCAACCTTTGCCAGAAAGTAAAATCAAACACTACATGTACCAACTTTGCAAGTCAATCGATCACATGCATAG CAACGAGATCTTTCACCGGGACGTTAAGCCAGAGAATATTCTAATCAAA CACGACGTGCTCAAACTAGGAGACTTTGGCTCGTGCAGGAGTTTGCACTCCAAGCCCCCCCACACAGAGTACATCTCCACCCGCTGGTACAGAGCCCCAGAGTGCCTCCTCACAGACGGCTATTACTCACACAAGATGGACATGTGGAGTGTAGGATGTGTTTTCTACGAGATCATCAG TCTCAGCCCTCTGTTTCCGGGAACCAATGAGTTGGATCAGGTGACCAAGATCCATGATGTTTTGGGTACACCTGACAGCAGTCTCCTTCAAAAATTCCCTCA GTCTAGGGCGATGCGTTTTGACTTCCCTCTGCGGAAAGGCAGTGGAATATCTCCGCTCATCCCAAACTGTTCAGCGCCCAGTCTGTCGTTGCTCTACCAGATGCTGGCCTACGACCCAGAGGAGCGCATTGGCGCAAGAGCTGCGCTACAGCACGTCTATTTTAGAGAGCTACG GCTGGCGGAGAGGAGAGCTGATAGTCTGCGCAGGGCCATTGTtactgtagagggaggagagagcagtggGACCCCCAACTCTGTGGATCACCTGCGGCGCATGGCCAGACAGGGCAGGAGGCAG CACAACACAAAGCATGTTGCCGAGCCTCTGATCAGACGCAACGCCCCACAGGTGGAATTACCAAAGCTCAATGTGGTAGTGCCTGCACCCCAGATCACCTACCCTGTTAGCACAGTGCCAGCTCTCACCATCACTCACCGTGGGTCCCTCCCTGCCATCACATCAAAAAAGTGCCACTCCCGGTTGGCTAAG CCAAGGGATGAGTCCCACTGCGCTGCTTTCAAGACCTACTATCTGCCTCCTCTGGATAGGAAACCTGGTGGCTACTGA
- the LOC121539020 gene encoding MAPK/MAK/MRK overlapping kinase-like isoform X5 translates to MRRRFDRDGSNYKIINKIGEGTFSEVVKAQSLKDGKYYACKTMKQSLSSLEQANNLREVQAMKRLNPHPNIIQLHELIFDKESGTLSLVCELMEMNIYEFIRGQTHSETATLNDMKHLPQLQQPLPESKIKHYMYQLCKSIDHMHSNEIFHRDVKPENILIKHDVLKLGDFGSCRSLHSKPPHTEYISTRWYRAPECLLTDGYYSHKMDMWSVGCVFYEIISLSPLFPGTNELDQVTKIHDVLGTPDSSLLQKFPQSRAMRFDFPLRKGSGISPLIPNCSAPSLSLLYQMLAYDPEERIGARAALQHVYFRELRLAERRADSLRRAIVTVEGGESSGTPNSVDHLRRMARQGRRQVELPKLNVVVPAPQITYPVSTVPALTITHRGSLPAITSKKCHSRLAKPRDESHCAAFKTYYLPPLDRKPGGY, encoded by the exons ATGCGTAGACGGTTTGACAGAGATGGTAGCA ATTACAAGATAATCAACAAAATTGGAGAAGGGACATTTTCAGAAGTGGTGAAGGCTCAAAGCCTGAAAGATGGGAAATATTATGCGTGTAAAACGATGAAGCAGTCACTCAGCAG CCTGGAACAGGCCAACAACCTGCGAGAAGTCCAGGCCATGAAAAGACTGAACCCTCACCCAAACATCATTCAGCTGCATGAATTGATATT TGACAAAGAGTCAGGGACCCTGTCCTTGGTATGTGAGCTGATGGAGATGAACATATACGAGTTCATACGAGGTCAGACACACAGTGAAACTGCTACTCTGAATGACATGAAACATCTACCACAACT GCAGCAACCTTTGCCAGAAAGTAAAATCAAACACTACATGTACCAACTTTGCAAGTCAATCGATCACATGCATAG CAACGAGATCTTTCACCGGGACGTTAAGCCAGAGAATATTCTAATCAAA CACGACGTGCTCAAACTAGGAGACTTTGGCTCGTGCAGGAGTTTGCACTCCAAGCCCCCCCACACAGAGTACATCTCCACCCGCTGGTACAGAGCCCCAGAGTGCCTCCTCACAGACGGCTATTACTCACACAAGATGGACATGTGGAGTGTAGGATGTGTTTTCTACGAGATCATCAG TCTCAGCCCTCTGTTTCCGGGAACCAATGAGTTGGATCAGGTGACCAAGATCCATGATGTTTTGGGTACACCTGACAGCAGTCTCCTTCAAAAATTCCCTCA GTCTAGGGCGATGCGTTTTGACTTCCCTCTGCGGAAAGGCAGTGGAATATCTCCGCTCATCCCAAACTGTTCAGCGCCCAGTCTGTCGTTGCTCTACCAGATGCTGGCCTACGACCCAGAGGAGCGCATTGGCGCAAGAGCTGCGCTACAGCACGTCTATTTTAGAGAGCTACG GCTGGCGGAGAGGAGAGCTGATAGTCTGCGCAGGGCCATTGTtactgtagagggaggagagagcagtggGACCCCCAACTCTGTGGATCACCTGCGGCGCATGGCCAGACAGGGCAGGAGGCAG GTGGAATTACCAAAGCTCAATGTGGTAGTGCCTGCACCCCAGATCACCTACCCTGTTAGCACAGTGCCAGCTCTCACCATCACTCACCGTGGGTCCCTCCCTGCCATCACATCAAAAAAGTGCCACTCCCGGTTGGCTAAG CCAAGGGATGAGTCCCACTGCGCTGCTTTCAAGACCTACTATCTGCCTCCTCTGGATAGGAAACCTGGTGGCTACTGA
- the LOC121539020 gene encoding MAPK/MAK/MRK overlapping kinase-like isoform X1 produces MRRRFDRDGSNYKIINKIGEGTFSEVVKAQSLKDGKYYACKTMKQSLSSLEQANNLREVQAMKRLNPHPNIIQLHELIFDKESGTLSLVCELMEMNIYEFIRGQTHSETATLNDMKHLPQLQQPLPESKIKHYMYQLCKSIDHMHSNEIFHRDVKPENILIKHDVLKLGDFGSCRSLHSKPPHTEYISTRWYRAPECLLTDGYYSHKMDMWSVGCVFYEIISLSPLFPGTNELDQVTKIHDVLGTPDSSLLQKFPQSRAMRFDFPLRKGSGISPLIPNCSAPSLSLLYQMLAYDPEERIGARAALQHVYFRELRLAERRADSLRRAIVTVEGGESSGTPNSVDHLRRMARQGRRQHNTKHVAEPLIRRNAPQVELPKLNVVVPAPQITYPVSTVPALTITHRGSLPAITSKKCHSRLAKPRDESHCAAFKTYYLPPLDRKPGGY; encoded by the exons ATGCGTAGACGGTTTGACAGAGATGGTAGCA ATTACAAGATAATCAACAAAATTGGAGAAGGGACATTTTCAGAAGTGGTGAAGGCTCAAAGCCTGAAAGATGGGAAATATTATGCGTGTAAAACGATGAAGCAGTCACTCAGCAG CCTGGAACAGGCCAACAACCTGCGAGAAGTCCAGGCCATGAAAAGACTGAACCCTCACCCAAACATCATTCAGCTGCATGAATTGATATT TGACAAAGAGTCAGGGACCCTGTCCTTGGTATGTGAGCTGATGGAGATGAACATATACGAGTTCATACGAGGTCAGACACACAGTGAAACTGCTACTCTGAATGACATGAAACATCTACCACAACT GCAGCAACCTTTGCCAGAAAGTAAAATCAAACACTACATGTACCAACTTTGCAAGTCAATCGATCACATGCATAG CAACGAGATCTTTCACCGGGACGTTAAGCCAGAGAATATTCTAATCAAA CACGACGTGCTCAAACTAGGAGACTTTGGCTCGTGCAGGAGTTTGCACTCCAAGCCCCCCCACACAGAGTACATCTCCACCCGCTGGTACAGAGCCCCAGAGTGCCTCCTCACAGACGGCTATTACTCACACAAGATGGACATGTGGAGTGTAGGATGTGTTTTCTACGAGATCATCAG TCTCAGCCCTCTGTTTCCGGGAACCAATGAGTTGGATCAGGTGACCAAGATCCATGATGTTTTGGGTACACCTGACAGCAGTCTCCTTCAAAAATTCCCTCA GTCTAGGGCGATGCGTTTTGACTTCCCTCTGCGGAAAGGCAGTGGAATATCTCCGCTCATCCCAAACTGTTCAGCGCCCAGTCTGTCGTTGCTCTACCAGATGCTGGCCTACGACCCAGAGGAGCGCATTGGCGCAAGAGCTGCGCTACAGCACGTCTATTTTAGAGAGCTACG GCTGGCGGAGAGGAGAGCTGATAGTCTGCGCAGGGCCATTGTtactgtagagggaggagagagcagtggGACCCCCAACTCTGTGGATCACCTGCGGCGCATGGCCAGACAGGGCAGGAGGCAG CACAACACAAAGCATGTTGCCGAGCCTCTGATCAGACGCAACGCCCCACAGGTGGAATTACCAAAGCTCAATGTGGTAGTGCCTGCACCCCAGATCACCTACCCTGTTAGCACAGTGCCAGCTCTCACCATCACTCACCGTGGGTCCCTCCCTGCCATCACATCAAAAAAGTGCCACTCCCGGTTGGCTAAG CCAAGGGATGAGTCCCACTGCGCTGCTTTCAAGACCTACTATCTGCCTCCTCTGGATAGGAAACCTGGTGGCTACTGA
- the LOC121539020 gene encoding MAPK/MAK/MRK overlapping kinase-like isoform X2, which produces MVAVDYKIINKIGEGTFSEVVKAQSLKDGKYYACKTMKQSLSSLEQANNLREVQAMKRLNPHPNIIQLHELIFDKESGTLSLVCELMEMNIYEFIRGQTHSETATLNDMKHLPQLQQPLPESKIKHYMYQLCKSIDHMHSNEIFHRDVKPENILIKHDVLKLGDFGSCRSLHSKPPHTEYISTRWYRAPECLLTDGYYSHKMDMWSVGCVFYEIISLSPLFPGTNELDQVTKIHDVLGTPDSSLLQKFPQSRAMRFDFPLRKGSGISPLIPNCSAPSLSLLYQMLAYDPEERIGARAALQHVYFRELRLAERRADSLRRAIVTVEGGESSGTPNSVDHLRRMARQGRRQHNTKHVAEPLIRRNAPQVELPKLNVVVPAPQITYPVSTVPALTITHRGSLPAITSKKCHSRLAKPRDESHCAAFKTYYLPPLDRKPGGY; this is translated from the exons ATGGTAGCAgtag ATTACAAGATAATCAACAAAATTGGAGAAGGGACATTTTCAGAAGTGGTGAAGGCTCAAAGCCTGAAAGATGGGAAATATTATGCGTGTAAAACGATGAAGCAGTCACTCAGCAG CCTGGAACAGGCCAACAACCTGCGAGAAGTCCAGGCCATGAAAAGACTGAACCCTCACCCAAACATCATTCAGCTGCATGAATTGATATT TGACAAAGAGTCAGGGACCCTGTCCTTGGTATGTGAGCTGATGGAGATGAACATATACGAGTTCATACGAGGTCAGACACACAGTGAAACTGCTACTCTGAATGACATGAAACATCTACCACAACT GCAGCAACCTTTGCCAGAAAGTAAAATCAAACACTACATGTACCAACTTTGCAAGTCAATCGATCACATGCATAG CAACGAGATCTTTCACCGGGACGTTAAGCCAGAGAATATTCTAATCAAA CACGACGTGCTCAAACTAGGAGACTTTGGCTCGTGCAGGAGTTTGCACTCCAAGCCCCCCCACACAGAGTACATCTCCACCCGCTGGTACAGAGCCCCAGAGTGCCTCCTCACAGACGGCTATTACTCACACAAGATGGACATGTGGAGTGTAGGATGTGTTTTCTACGAGATCATCAG TCTCAGCCCTCTGTTTCCGGGAACCAATGAGTTGGATCAGGTGACCAAGATCCATGATGTTTTGGGTACACCTGACAGCAGTCTCCTTCAAAAATTCCCTCA GTCTAGGGCGATGCGTTTTGACTTCCCTCTGCGGAAAGGCAGTGGAATATCTCCGCTCATCCCAAACTGTTCAGCGCCCAGTCTGTCGTTGCTCTACCAGATGCTGGCCTACGACCCAGAGGAGCGCATTGGCGCAAGAGCTGCGCTACAGCACGTCTATTTTAGAGAGCTACG GCTGGCGGAGAGGAGAGCTGATAGTCTGCGCAGGGCCATTGTtactgtagagggaggagagagcagtggGACCCCCAACTCTGTGGATCACCTGCGGCGCATGGCCAGACAGGGCAGGAGGCAG CACAACACAAAGCATGTTGCCGAGCCTCTGATCAGACGCAACGCCCCACAGGTGGAATTACCAAAGCTCAATGTGGTAGTGCCTGCACCCCAGATCACCTACCCTGTTAGCACAGTGCCAGCTCTCACCATCACTCACCGTGGGTCCCTCCCTGCCATCACATCAAAAAAGTGCCACTCCCGGTTGGCTAAG CCAAGGGATGAGTCCCACTGCGCTGCTTTCAAGACCTACTATCTGCCTCCTCTGGATAGGAAACCTGGTGGCTACTGA
- the LOC121539020 gene encoding MAPK/MAK/MRK overlapping kinase-like isoform X6: MDNYKIINKIGEGTFSEVVKAQSLKDGKYYACKTMKQSLSSLEQANNLREVQAMKRLNPHPNIIQLHELIFDKESGTLSLVCELMEMNIYEFIRGRQQPLPESKIKHYMYQLCKSIDHMHSNEIFHRDVKPENILIKHDVLKLGDFGSCRSLHSKPPHTEYISTRWYRAPECLLTDGYYSHKMDMWSVGCVFYEIISLSPLFPGTNELDQVTKIHDVLGTPDSSLLQKFPQSRAMRFDFPLRKGSGISPLIPNCSAPSLSLLYQMLAYDPEERIGARAALQHVYFRELRLAERRADSLRRAIVTVEGGESSGTPNSVDHLRRMARQGRRQHNTKHVAEPLIRRNAPQVELPKLNVVVPAPQITYPVSTVPALTITHRGSLPAITSKKCHSRLAKPRDESHCAAFKTYYLPPLDRKPGGY; encoded by the exons ATGGATA ATTACAAGATAATCAACAAAATTGGAGAAGGGACATTTTCAGAAGTGGTGAAGGCTCAAAGCCTGAAAGATGGGAAATATTATGCGTGTAAAACGATGAAGCAGTCACTCAGCAG CCTGGAACAGGCCAACAACCTGCGAGAAGTCCAGGCCATGAAAAGACTGAACCCTCACCCAAACATCATTCAGCTGCATGAATTGATATT TGACAAAGAGTCAGGGACCCTGTCCTTGGTATGTGAGCTGATGGAGATGAACATATACGAGTTCATACGAG GTAGGCAGCAACCTTTGCCAGAAAGTAAAATCAAACACTACATGTACCAACTTTGCAAGTCAATCGATCACATGCATAG CAACGAGATCTTTCACCGGGACGTTAAGCCAGAGAATATTCTAATCAAA CACGACGTGCTCAAACTAGGAGACTTTGGCTCGTGCAGGAGTTTGCACTCCAAGCCCCCCCACACAGAGTACATCTCCACCCGCTGGTACAGAGCCCCAGAGTGCCTCCTCACAGACGGCTATTACTCACACAAGATGGACATGTGGAGTGTAGGATGTGTTTTCTACGAGATCATCAG TCTCAGCCCTCTGTTTCCGGGAACCAATGAGTTGGATCAGGTGACCAAGATCCATGATGTTTTGGGTACACCTGACAGCAGTCTCCTTCAAAAATTCCCTCA GTCTAGGGCGATGCGTTTTGACTTCCCTCTGCGGAAAGGCAGTGGAATATCTCCGCTCATCCCAAACTGTTCAGCGCCCAGTCTGTCGTTGCTCTACCAGATGCTGGCCTACGACCCAGAGGAGCGCATTGGCGCAAGAGCTGCGCTACAGCACGTCTATTTTAGAGAGCTACG GCTGGCGGAGAGGAGAGCTGATAGTCTGCGCAGGGCCATTGTtactgtagagggaggagagagcagtggGACCCCCAACTCTGTGGATCACCTGCGGCGCATGGCCAGACAGGGCAGGAGGCAG CACAACACAAAGCATGTTGCCGAGCCTCTGATCAGACGCAACGCCCCACAGGTGGAATTACCAAAGCTCAATGTGGTAGTGCCTGCACCCCAGATCACCTACCCTGTTAGCACAGTGCCAGCTCTCACCATCACTCACCGTGGGTCCCTCCCTGCCATCACATCAAAAAAGTGCCACTCCCGGTTGGCTAAG CCAAGGGATGAGTCCCACTGCGCTGCTTTCAAGACCTACTATCTGCCTCCTCTGGATAGGAAACCTGGTGGCTACTGA
- the LOC121539020 gene encoding MAPK/MAK/MRK overlapping kinase-like isoform X3: MDNYKIINKIGEGTFSEVVKAQSLKDGKYYACKTMKQSLSSLEQANNLREVQAMKRLNPHPNIIQLHELIFDKESGTLSLVCELMEMNIYEFIRGQTHSETATLNDMKHLPQLQQPLPESKIKHYMYQLCKSIDHMHSNEIFHRDVKPENILIKHDVLKLGDFGSCRSLHSKPPHTEYISTRWYRAPECLLTDGYYSHKMDMWSVGCVFYEIISLSPLFPGTNELDQVTKIHDVLGTPDSSLLQKFPQSRAMRFDFPLRKGSGISPLIPNCSAPSLSLLYQMLAYDPEERIGARAALQHVYFRELRLAERRADSLRRAIVTVEGGESSGTPNSVDHLRRMARQGRRQHNTKHVAEPLIRRNAPQVELPKLNVVVPAPQITYPVSTVPALTITHRGSLPAITSKKCHSRLAKPRDESHCAAFKTYYLPPLDRKPGGY, from the exons ATGGATA ATTACAAGATAATCAACAAAATTGGAGAAGGGACATTTTCAGAAGTGGTGAAGGCTCAAAGCCTGAAAGATGGGAAATATTATGCGTGTAAAACGATGAAGCAGTCACTCAGCAG CCTGGAACAGGCCAACAACCTGCGAGAAGTCCAGGCCATGAAAAGACTGAACCCTCACCCAAACATCATTCAGCTGCATGAATTGATATT TGACAAAGAGTCAGGGACCCTGTCCTTGGTATGTGAGCTGATGGAGATGAACATATACGAGTTCATACGAGGTCAGACACACAGTGAAACTGCTACTCTGAATGACATGAAACATCTACCACAACT GCAGCAACCTTTGCCAGAAAGTAAAATCAAACACTACATGTACCAACTTTGCAAGTCAATCGATCACATGCATAG CAACGAGATCTTTCACCGGGACGTTAAGCCAGAGAATATTCTAATCAAA CACGACGTGCTCAAACTAGGAGACTTTGGCTCGTGCAGGAGTTTGCACTCCAAGCCCCCCCACACAGAGTACATCTCCACCCGCTGGTACAGAGCCCCAGAGTGCCTCCTCACAGACGGCTATTACTCACACAAGATGGACATGTGGAGTGTAGGATGTGTTTTCTACGAGATCATCAG TCTCAGCCCTCTGTTTCCGGGAACCAATGAGTTGGATCAGGTGACCAAGATCCATGATGTTTTGGGTACACCTGACAGCAGTCTCCTTCAAAAATTCCCTCA GTCTAGGGCGATGCGTTTTGACTTCCCTCTGCGGAAAGGCAGTGGAATATCTCCGCTCATCCCAAACTGTTCAGCGCCCAGTCTGTCGTTGCTCTACCAGATGCTGGCCTACGACCCAGAGGAGCGCATTGGCGCAAGAGCTGCGCTACAGCACGTCTATTTTAGAGAGCTACG GCTGGCGGAGAGGAGAGCTGATAGTCTGCGCAGGGCCATTGTtactgtagagggaggagagagcagtggGACCCCCAACTCTGTGGATCACCTGCGGCGCATGGCCAGACAGGGCAGGAGGCAG CACAACACAAAGCATGTTGCCGAGCCTCTGATCAGACGCAACGCCCCACAGGTGGAATTACCAAAGCTCAATGTGGTAGTGCCTGCACCCCAGATCACCTACCCTGTTAGCACAGTGCCAGCTCTCACCATCACTCACCGTGGGTCCCTCCCTGCCATCACATCAAAAAAGTGCCACTCCCGGTTGGCTAAG CCAAGGGATGAGTCCCACTGCGCTGCTTTCAAGACCTACTATCTGCCTCCTCTGGATAGGAAACCTGGTGGCTACTGA
- the LOC121539019 gene encoding WD repeat-containing protein 20 yields the protein MNEIKTQFTTREGVYKLLTHSEYSRPNRVPFNSQGSNPVKVSFVNVNDQSGNGDRICFNVGRELYFYIYKGVRKAADLSKPIDKRIYKGTQPTCHDFNHLTATADSVSLLVGFSAGQVQLIDPIKKETSKLFNEERLIDKSRVTCVKWVPGSESLFLVTHSSGNMYLYNVENTCGTTVPHYQLLKQGKNYSVHTCKSKSTRNPLLKWTVGEGALNEFCFSPDGKFLACVSQDGFLRVFNFDAVELHGTMKSYFGGLLCVCWSPDGKYIVAGGEDDLVTVWSFVDCRVIARGHGHKSWVSVVAFDHYTTSVEDADPMEFSGSDEDFQDQIHFGRDRANSTQSRLSKRNSTDSRPVHTTYRFGSVGQDTQLCLWDLTEDILFPHLPLSRTRTHTNVMNATSPPVGGGLGGGVAGGVVNNGSNNPSTNGNNSGANTPSNSLPSPLPRSNSLPYSPATTANNKSSVMDSAIASGVSKFATLSLHDRKDQHHDKDHKRNHSMGHISSKSSNMLTKTRTDPAKTLGTLLCPRMEDLPLLEPLICKKIAHERLTVLIFLEDCIVTACQEGFIWTWARPGKVGLLSSQNQAVSPSGTVV from the exons atgaaCGAAATTAAAACTCAGTTCACTACACGGGAAGGCGTCTATAAACTCCTCACTCACTCCGAATATAGCCGTCCCAACAGGGTGCCGTTTAATTCCCAGGGTTCGAACCCCGTCAAAGTCTCCTTCGTCAACGTCAATGACCAGTCTGGTAACGGCGACAGAATCTGTTTTAATGTGGGCCGGGAGCTGTACTTCTACATCTACAAAGGAGTTAGAAAG GCGGCTGACTTGAGCAAGCCTATTGACAAGAGGATATACAAGGGAACACAGCCCACATGTCATGACTTCAATCACCTCACGGCCACGGCGGACAGCGTATCCCTGCTGGTGGGCTTCTCGGCAGGCCAGGTGCAGCTCATCGACCCCATCAAGAAGGAGACCAGTAAGCTCTTCAATGAGGAA AGACTAATAGACAAATCCAGAGTGACTTGTGTAAAATGGGTGCCCGGCTCGGAGAGTTTGTTCCTAGTCACTCATTCCAGTGGAAACATGTACTTGTACAACGTGGAAAACACGTGTGGCACCACGGTTCCTCACTACCAGTTGCTCAAACAGGGCAAGAACTACTCAGTGCACACGTGTAAGAGCAAGTCCACGCGCAACCCTTTGCTCAAATGGACGGTGGGCGAGGGAGCGCTTAACGAGTTTTGTTTTTCACCCGACGGGAAGTTCCTGGCGTGTGTGAGCCAGGACGGCTTCCTTCGGGTCTTCAACTTTGATGCGGTGGAGCTGCACGGGACCATGAAAAGCTACTTTGGGGGTCTGCTGTGCGTGTGCTGGAGTCCGGACGGAAAGTACATTGTCGCGGGGGGCGAGGATGATCTGGTGACCGTGTGGTCATTTGTCGACTGCCGGGTTATCGCGCGCGGTCACGGACACAAATCATGGGTCAGCGTGGTGGCGTTTGACCACTACACGACCAGCGTGGAGGATGCGGACCCTATGGAGTTCAGTGGCAGCGACGAGGACTTCCAGGACCAGATCCACTTTGGTCGCGACCGGGCCAACAGTACGCAGTCCCGGCTCTCCAAGCGCAACTCCACGGACAGTCGGCCAGTACACACCACGTACAGGTTTGGCTCAGTGGGCCAGGACACTCAGCTGTGCTTGTGGGACCTCACAGAAGATATCCTTTTCCCTCACCTCCCGCTTTCCCGGACAAGAACGCACACCAATGTGATGAACGCTACCAGTCCCCCGGTGGGAGGGGGTTTGGGAGGCGGAGTCGCTGGTGGCGTAGTGAACAATGGGAGTAATAACCCTAGCACGAACGGCAACAACAGCGGCGCCAACACCCCCAGtaactccctcccctctcccctgccaCGCTCCAACAGCTTACCGTACTCGCCAGCTACGACTGCCAACAACAAGAGCAGCGTCATGGACAGTGCCATTGCCTCGGGTGTCAGCAAGTTTGCCACGCTCTCCCTTCACGATCGCAAAGACCAGCaccatgacaaggaccacaaaCGGAACCACAGCATGGGCCACATTAGCAGCAAGAGCAGTAACATGCTCACCAAAACCAGAACAGACCCTGCAAAGACTCTGGGGACACTGCTCTGTCCCCGCATGGAAGACCTACCCCTACTAGAGCCCCTTATCTGTAAAAAGATAGCACACGAGAGACTGACTGTCTTAATATTTCTTGAAGACTGTATAGTGACAGCTTGTCAGGAGGGATTTATTTGGACATGGGCAAGGCCTGGCAAAGTG GGTTTATTGTCATCCCAAAACCAAGCTGTGTCTCCCAGTGGAACTGTAGTATAG